In the genome of Globicephala melas chromosome 3, mGloMel1.2, whole genome shotgun sequence, one region contains:
- the USHBP1 gene encoding harmonin-binding protein USHBP1 isoform X2, which yields MSARATRPRSRRGRHAALPGELDPVAESSEEAEAASGSSEPGPVPSQDSCKPEPLGPEAEAKGQGLESRTDKEVDGDSSRGPAPAPEGPYEPAQEAHQAPEAAPWDRENVPSGPRAPDVFQTLQQALSSLEAAVAAWRHQPPRCPGPLEAKDRSEGGPKPCLEQEQAGSCQRDAARLTERNAWLRLALSSREDELIRTQNSLKAFQAEKEMLQREVQELQDSLLRLRPFPPPSCDQAGGSGSGSSSSGVDGETWGTQDPFSLAHPLLRRLQSDSSTQMLGSLPTQLLAPEMHIMEAQMEHLQGNIEKLKCFNRLLSAVLQEYKGRCEGLSMRLGQREAEATALRLALQYSEHCEEAYGALLTLRKADSGAGEEAFMDDLEAAEKEAQRLLVQEEAAMDGGILQDPRPSPEGSSVDRPTPQEVAIQLQGYVQRLQERRALVKIPPEPGPTLAPMSAVPRAEAMVQAILGTQPGPALPRLEKMQIQEDLVATRETLADLMLRLQLVRREKRALELREAALRAQGPAHVLLLEQLRWERAKLWTGGANSSGGDSSGGGSSGDEEEWSQGPPAVPGGSRAVDGGQVSKVQNPEELAQELSASLTRALGLREQLQSLREELEEVAQKGRARRAQSTELNSDLCKAHSALVMAFRGAHRKQEEQRRKLEQQLALMEARQAEELAVLEATARALGRPRPPCLPPRSGGTFL from the exons ATGAGTGCCAGGGCCACACGGCCCCGAAGCCGGCGAGGGAGGCACGCCGCTCTGCCC GGTGAGCTAGACCCTGTGGCAGAGAGTTCAGAAGAGGCTGAGGCAGCCAGTGGGAGCTCCGAGCCGGGCCCTGTGCCATCTCAGGATAGCTGCAAGCCAGAGCCGCTGGGCCCTGAGGCGGAGGCCAAAGGGCAGGGCCTGGAGAGCAG GACTGACAAAGAAGTTGATGGGGACTCTAGCAGGGGACCTGCTCCAGCCCCCGAGGGGCCCTATGAGCCTGCCCAGGAAGCCCACCAGGCCCCAGAGGCAGCCCCATGGGACAGGGAGAATGTCCCCTCTGGACCCAGAGCCCCTGACGTGTTTCAGACTCTCCAGCAAGCTCTGAGCTCTCTGGAAGCGGCTGTTGCTGCCTGGCGCCACCAGCCCCCAAGATGTCCTGGGCCGTTGGAGGCAAAGGACAGAAGCGAGGGGGGACCAAAGCCCTGCTTGGAGCAAGAGCAGGCTGGGAGCTGCCAGCGGGATGCAGCCCGATTGACTGAAAGGAATGCCTGGTTGCGTTTGGCCCTGAGCAGCCGTGAGGACGAGCTGATCCGCACACAGAACTCCCTGAAGGCCTTCCAGGCTGAGAAGGAGATGCTGCAGAGAGAG GTCCAGGAGCTGCAGGATTCCCTGCTGAGGCTGaggcccttcccacctccctcctgtGACCAAGCAGGCGGCTCGGGTAGTGGTTCCAGCAGCTCTGGGGTTGATGGGGAGACCTGGGGCACTCAG GATCCCTTCTCCCTGGCTCACCCCCTGCTCCGGCGCCTCCAGAGTGATTCCAGCACCCAGATGCTTGGGTCTCTCCCCACCCAGCTCCTTGCCCCCGAGATGCACATCATGGAAGCCCAGATGGAGCATCTCCAGGG GAACATTGAAAAGCTCAAATGCTTCAACCGTCTGCTGTCAGCTGTGCTCCAGGAGTACAAGGGCCGGTGTGAGGGCCTCAGCATGCGGCTGGGCCAGCGGGAGGCTGAGGCCACTGCATTGCGTCTAGCCTTGCAGTATAG TGAACACTGTGAGGAGGCATATGGGGCCTTGCTCACTCTTCGGAAGGCAGACTCAGGAGCAGGAGAAGAAGCCTTCATGGATGACTTGGAGGCGGCTGAGAAGGAAGCTCAGAGGCTTCTGGTGCAAGAGGAGGCTGCCATGGATGGAGGGATACTGCAGGATCCACGTCCAAG CCCCGAGGGCAGCAGTGTGGATAGGCCCACACCACAGGAGGTGGCTATACAGCTCCAGGGCTACGTCCAGCGTCTTCAGGAACGCCGTGCTCTGGTGAAGATTCCCCCAGAGCCTGGTCCCACCTTGGCACCCATGTCCGCTGTGCCCCGTGCAGAAGCCATGGTGCAGGCCATTCTGGGGACAcagcctggcccagccctgccccggcTGGAGAAGATGCAGATCCAGGAGGACCTGGTGGCCACACGG GAGACCCTAGCAGACCTGATGCTTCGGCTACAGCTGGTGCGGCGGGAGAAGCGGGCTCTGGAGCTGCGGGAGGCTGCCCTCcgagcccagggcccagcccacgTGCTCCTGCTGGAGCAGCTGCGCTGGGAGCGCGCAAAGCTCTGGACTGGTGGGGCCAACAGCAGTGGTGGAGACAGCAGTGGAGGAGGGAGCAGTGGAGATGAAGAGGAGTGGTCCCAG GGCCCTCCGGCTGTCCCTGGTGGCAGCAGGGCTGTTGATGGAGGCCAAGTGAGCAAAGTGCAGAACCCAGAAGAGCTAGCCCAGGAACTGTCAGCATCACTCACCCG GGCTCTGGGCCTGCGGGAGCAGCTGCAGTCCTTGCGGGAAGAGCTGGAAGAGGTGGCTCAGAAGGGGCGAGCCAGACGTGCTCAGAGTACTGAGCTGAACAGTGATTTATGCAAAGCTCACAG TGCCCTGGTCATGGCCTTCCGTGGTGCCCACCGGAAGCAGGAAGAGCAACGGCGGAAGCTGGAGCAGCAGTTGGCACTAATGGAAGCCCGACAGGCAGAGGAGCTGGCAGTGCTGGAAGCCACCGCAAGGGCCCTGGGGAGGCCCAGACCGCCCTGCCTGCCTCCCCGGTCAGGAGGGACCTTTCTATAA
- the USHBP1 gene encoding harmonin-binding protein USHBP1 isoform X1, with translation MSARATRPRSRRGRHAALPGELDPVAESSEEAEAASGSSEPGPVPSQDSCKPEPLGPEAEAKGQGLESRSFHLSPLHRTDKEVDGDSSRGPAPAPEGPYEPAQEAHQAPEAAPWDRENVPSGPRAPDVFQTLQQALSSLEAAVAAWRHQPPRCPGPLEAKDRSEGGPKPCLEQEQAGSCQRDAARLTERNAWLRLALSSREDELIRTQNSLKAFQAEKEMLQREVQELQDSLLRLRPFPPPSCDQAGGSGSGSSSSGVDGETWGTQDPFSLAHPLLRRLQSDSSTQMLGSLPTQLLAPEMHIMEAQMEHLQGNIEKLKCFNRLLSAVLQEYKGRCEGLSMRLGQREAEATALRLALQYSEHCEEAYGALLTLRKADSGAGEEAFMDDLEAAEKEAQRLLVQEEAAMDGGILQDPRPSPEGSSVDRPTPQEVAIQLQGYVQRLQERRALVKIPPEPGPTLAPMSAVPRAEAMVQAILGTQPGPALPRLEKMQIQEDLVATRETLADLMLRLQLVRREKRALELREAALRAQGPAHVLLLEQLRWERAKLWTGGANSSGGDSSGGGSSGDEEEWSQGPPAVPGGSRAVDGGQVSKVQNPEELAQELSASLTRALGLREQLQSLREELEEVAQKGRARRAQSTELNSDLCKAHSALVMAFRGAHRKQEEQRRKLEQQLALMEARQAEELAVLEATARALGRPRPPCLPPRSGGTFL, from the exons ATGAGTGCCAGGGCCACACGGCCCCGAAGCCGGCGAGGGAGGCACGCCGCTCTGCCC GGTGAGCTAGACCCTGTGGCAGAGAGTTCAGAAGAGGCTGAGGCAGCCAGTGGGAGCTCCGAGCCGGGCCCTGTGCCATCTCAGGATAGCTGCAAGCCAGAGCCGCTGGGCCCTGAGGCGGAGGCCAAAGGGCAGGGCCTGGAGAGCAG ATCTTTCCATCTCTCACCTCTTCACAGGACTGACAAAGAAGTTGATGGGGACTCTAGCAGGGGACCTGCTCCAGCCCCCGAGGGGCCCTATGAGCCTGCCCAGGAAGCCCACCAGGCCCCAGAGGCAGCCCCATGGGACAGGGAGAATGTCCCCTCTGGACCCAGAGCCCCTGACGTGTTTCAGACTCTCCAGCAAGCTCTGAGCTCTCTGGAAGCGGCTGTTGCTGCCTGGCGCCACCAGCCCCCAAGATGTCCTGGGCCGTTGGAGGCAAAGGACAGAAGCGAGGGGGGACCAAAGCCCTGCTTGGAGCAAGAGCAGGCTGGGAGCTGCCAGCGGGATGCAGCCCGATTGACTGAAAGGAATGCCTGGTTGCGTTTGGCCCTGAGCAGCCGTGAGGACGAGCTGATCCGCACACAGAACTCCCTGAAGGCCTTCCAGGCTGAGAAGGAGATGCTGCAGAGAGAG GTCCAGGAGCTGCAGGATTCCCTGCTGAGGCTGaggcccttcccacctccctcctgtGACCAAGCAGGCGGCTCGGGTAGTGGTTCCAGCAGCTCTGGGGTTGATGGGGAGACCTGGGGCACTCAG GATCCCTTCTCCCTGGCTCACCCCCTGCTCCGGCGCCTCCAGAGTGATTCCAGCACCCAGATGCTTGGGTCTCTCCCCACCCAGCTCCTTGCCCCCGAGATGCACATCATGGAAGCCCAGATGGAGCATCTCCAGGG GAACATTGAAAAGCTCAAATGCTTCAACCGTCTGCTGTCAGCTGTGCTCCAGGAGTACAAGGGCCGGTGTGAGGGCCTCAGCATGCGGCTGGGCCAGCGGGAGGCTGAGGCCACTGCATTGCGTCTAGCCTTGCAGTATAG TGAACACTGTGAGGAGGCATATGGGGCCTTGCTCACTCTTCGGAAGGCAGACTCAGGAGCAGGAGAAGAAGCCTTCATGGATGACTTGGAGGCGGCTGAGAAGGAAGCTCAGAGGCTTCTGGTGCAAGAGGAGGCTGCCATGGATGGAGGGATACTGCAGGATCCACGTCCAAG CCCCGAGGGCAGCAGTGTGGATAGGCCCACACCACAGGAGGTGGCTATACAGCTCCAGGGCTACGTCCAGCGTCTTCAGGAACGCCGTGCTCTGGTGAAGATTCCCCCAGAGCCTGGTCCCACCTTGGCACCCATGTCCGCTGTGCCCCGTGCAGAAGCCATGGTGCAGGCCATTCTGGGGACAcagcctggcccagccctgccccggcTGGAGAAGATGCAGATCCAGGAGGACCTGGTGGCCACACGG GAGACCCTAGCAGACCTGATGCTTCGGCTACAGCTGGTGCGGCGGGAGAAGCGGGCTCTGGAGCTGCGGGAGGCTGCCCTCcgagcccagggcccagcccacgTGCTCCTGCTGGAGCAGCTGCGCTGGGAGCGCGCAAAGCTCTGGACTGGTGGGGCCAACAGCAGTGGTGGAGACAGCAGTGGAGGAGGGAGCAGTGGAGATGAAGAGGAGTGGTCCCAG GGCCCTCCGGCTGTCCCTGGTGGCAGCAGGGCTGTTGATGGAGGCCAAGTGAGCAAAGTGCAGAACCCAGAAGAGCTAGCCCAGGAACTGTCAGCATCACTCACCCG GGCTCTGGGCCTGCGGGAGCAGCTGCAGTCCTTGCGGGAAGAGCTGGAAGAGGTGGCTCAGAAGGGGCGAGCCAGACGTGCTCAGAGTACTGAGCTGAACAGTGATTTATGCAAAGCTCACAG TGCCCTGGTCATGGCCTTCCGTGGTGCCCACCGGAAGCAGGAAGAGCAACGGCGGAAGCTGGAGCAGCAGTTGGCACTAATGGAAGCCCGACAGGCAGAGGAGCTGGCAGTGCTGGAAGCCACCGCAAGGGCCCTGGGGAGGCCCAGACCGCCCTGCCTGCCTCCCCGGTCAGGAGGGACCTTTCTATAA
- the USHBP1 gene encoding harmonin-binding protein USHBP1 isoform X3 has translation MSARATRPRSRRGRHAALPGELDPVAESSEEAEAASGSSEPGPVPSQDSCKPEPLGPEAEAKGQGLESRSFHLSPLHRTDKEVDGDSSRGPAPAPEGPYEPAQEAHQAPEAAPWDRENVPSGPRAPDVFQTLQQALSSLEAAVAAWRHQPPRCPGPLEAKDRSEGGPKPCLEQEQAGSCQRDAARLTERNAWLRLALSSREDELIRTQNSLKAFQAEKEMLQREVQELQDSLLRLRPFPPPSCDQAGGSGSGSSSSGVDGETWGTQDPFSLAHPLLRRLQSDSSTQMLGSLPTQLLAPEMHIMEAQMEHLQGNIEKLKCFNRLLSAVLQEYKGRCEGLSMRLGQREAEATALRLALQYSEHCEEAYGALLTLRKADSGAGEEAFMDDLEAAEKEAQRLLVQEEAAMDGGILQDPRPSPEGSSVDRPTPQEVAIQLQGYVQRLQERRALVKIPPEPGPTLAPMSAVPRAEAMVQAILGTQPGPALPRLEKMQIQEDLVATRETLADLMLRLQLVRREKRALELREAALRAQGPAHVLLLEQLRWERAKLWTGGANSSGGDSSGGGSSGDEEEWSQP, from the exons ATGAGTGCCAGGGCCACACGGCCCCGAAGCCGGCGAGGGAGGCACGCCGCTCTGCCC GGTGAGCTAGACCCTGTGGCAGAGAGTTCAGAAGAGGCTGAGGCAGCCAGTGGGAGCTCCGAGCCGGGCCCTGTGCCATCTCAGGATAGCTGCAAGCCAGAGCCGCTGGGCCCTGAGGCGGAGGCCAAAGGGCAGGGCCTGGAGAGCAG ATCTTTCCATCTCTCACCTCTTCACAGGACTGACAAAGAAGTTGATGGGGACTCTAGCAGGGGACCTGCTCCAGCCCCCGAGGGGCCCTATGAGCCTGCCCAGGAAGCCCACCAGGCCCCAGAGGCAGCCCCATGGGACAGGGAGAATGTCCCCTCTGGACCCAGAGCCCCTGACGTGTTTCAGACTCTCCAGCAAGCTCTGAGCTCTCTGGAAGCGGCTGTTGCTGCCTGGCGCCACCAGCCCCCAAGATGTCCTGGGCCGTTGGAGGCAAAGGACAGAAGCGAGGGGGGACCAAAGCCCTGCTTGGAGCAAGAGCAGGCTGGGAGCTGCCAGCGGGATGCAGCCCGATTGACTGAAAGGAATGCCTGGTTGCGTTTGGCCCTGAGCAGCCGTGAGGACGAGCTGATCCGCACACAGAACTCCCTGAAGGCCTTCCAGGCTGAGAAGGAGATGCTGCAGAGAGAG GTCCAGGAGCTGCAGGATTCCCTGCTGAGGCTGaggcccttcccacctccctcctgtGACCAAGCAGGCGGCTCGGGTAGTGGTTCCAGCAGCTCTGGGGTTGATGGGGAGACCTGGGGCACTCAG GATCCCTTCTCCCTGGCTCACCCCCTGCTCCGGCGCCTCCAGAGTGATTCCAGCACCCAGATGCTTGGGTCTCTCCCCACCCAGCTCCTTGCCCCCGAGATGCACATCATGGAAGCCCAGATGGAGCATCTCCAGGG GAACATTGAAAAGCTCAAATGCTTCAACCGTCTGCTGTCAGCTGTGCTCCAGGAGTACAAGGGCCGGTGTGAGGGCCTCAGCATGCGGCTGGGCCAGCGGGAGGCTGAGGCCACTGCATTGCGTCTAGCCTTGCAGTATAG TGAACACTGTGAGGAGGCATATGGGGCCTTGCTCACTCTTCGGAAGGCAGACTCAGGAGCAGGAGAAGAAGCCTTCATGGATGACTTGGAGGCGGCTGAGAAGGAAGCTCAGAGGCTTCTGGTGCAAGAGGAGGCTGCCATGGATGGAGGGATACTGCAGGATCCACGTCCAAG CCCCGAGGGCAGCAGTGTGGATAGGCCCACACCACAGGAGGTGGCTATACAGCTCCAGGGCTACGTCCAGCGTCTTCAGGAACGCCGTGCTCTGGTGAAGATTCCCCCAGAGCCTGGTCCCACCTTGGCACCCATGTCCGCTGTGCCCCGTGCAGAAGCCATGGTGCAGGCCATTCTGGGGACAcagcctggcccagccctgccccggcTGGAGAAGATGCAGATCCAGGAGGACCTGGTGGCCACACGG GAGACCCTAGCAGACCTGATGCTTCGGCTACAGCTGGTGCGGCGGGAGAAGCGGGCTCTGGAGCTGCGGGAGGCTGCCCTCcgagcccagggcccagcccacgTGCTCCTGCTGGAGCAGCTGCGCTGGGAGCGCGCAAAGCTCTGGACTGGTGGGGCCAACAGCAGTGGTGGAGACAGCAGTGGAGGAGGGAGCAGTGGAGATGAAGAGGAGTGGTCCCAG CCTTAG